From Deferrisoma camini S3R1, the proteins below share one genomic window:
- a CDS encoding PFL family protein produces the protein MRFSSEEILETIGMIAEDRLDVRTVTLGISLWDCSDPDPRACGRKVADKIRARAGRLGEVATVLEAEFGIPIVNTRVSLTPLAWVVPRAEPEAFLEVARAVDEAGADVGVNFVGGFSALVHKGATEVDQALIRAVPRVLAETERLCSSVVLASTRTGINMDACLEMGRIVRETARLTADRDGIGCAKLVVFANPVEDNPFMAGAFLGPGEPEATVLVGVSGPGAVRRALEGLAPDADLGQVAETIKKTAFKITRMGELVGREVARRLGARFGILDLSLAPTPAEGDSVARILEAMGLARAGAPGSTAAVMMLNDAVKKGGVFASSSVGGLSGAFIPVSEDAGMIQAAAEGVLTLEKLEAMTAVCSVGLDMVAVPGDTSAETLAGIIADEMAIGVANGKTTAVRIIPAPGKVAGDRVRFGGLLGEAPVMPVNPTSCAGFVRRGGRIPAPIQGFRN, from the coding sequence ATGCGCTTTTCGAGCGAGGAGATCCTCGAAACCATCGGCATGATCGCCGAGGACCGGCTGGACGTGCGCACGGTCACCCTCGGCATCTCGCTGTGGGACTGCTCCGACCCCGATCCCCGGGCGTGCGGCCGCAAGGTGGCCGACAAGATCCGGGCCCGGGCCGGCCGGCTCGGGGAGGTGGCGACCGTTCTCGAGGCCGAGTTCGGGATCCCCATCGTGAACACCCGGGTGAGCCTGACCCCTCTGGCCTGGGTGGTGCCCCGGGCCGAGCCCGAGGCGTTCCTGGAGGTGGCCCGGGCCGTGGACGAGGCCGGTGCGGACGTGGGGGTGAACTTCGTGGGCGGGTTCTCGGCCCTGGTCCACAAGGGCGCCACTGAAGTGGACCAGGCCCTGATCCGGGCCGTTCCCCGGGTGCTCGCGGAGACCGAGCGGCTGTGCTCCTCGGTGGTCCTGGCCAGCACCCGCACCGGCATCAACATGGACGCCTGCCTCGAGATGGGCCGGATCGTCCGGGAGACGGCCCGGCTCACGGCCGACCGGGACGGGATCGGTTGCGCCAAGCTGGTGGTGTTCGCGAACCCGGTGGAGGACAACCCGTTCATGGCGGGGGCGTTCCTGGGCCCGGGCGAGCCCGAGGCCACGGTGCTCGTGGGGGTGAGCGGGCCGGGCGCGGTGCGCCGGGCCCTGGAGGGGCTCGCTCCGGACGCGGACCTGGGGCAGGTGGCCGAGACCATCAAGAAGACCGCGTTCAAGATCACCCGCATGGGGGAGCTGGTGGGGCGGGAGGTGGCCCGCCGGCTGGGGGCCCGGTTCGGCATCCTGGACCTGTCGCTGGCGCCCACCCCGGCGGAGGGGGACAGCGTGGCCCGGATCCTCGAGGCCATGGGCCTGGCCCGGGCCGGGGCGCCGGGGTCCACCGCGGCCGTGATGATGCTCAACGACGCCGTGAAGAAGGGGGGCGTGTTCGCCTCGTCCTCGGTCGGGGGGCTCTCGGGAGCGTTCATCCCGGTCAGCGAGGACGCGGGCATGATCCAGGCGGCGGCCGAAGGGGTGCTGACCCTGGAGAAGCTCGAGGCCATGACCGCGGTGTGCTCGGTGGGGCTCGACATGGTGGCCGTTCCGGGCGACACCTCCGCCGAGACCCTGGCCGGGATCATCGCCGACGAGATGGCGATCGGCGTGGCCAACGGCAAGACCACGGCCGTGCGGATCATCCCGGCTCCGGGCAAGGTCGCGGGCGACCGGGTCCGGTTCGGGGGGCTGCTGGGCGAGGCGCCGGTGATGCCGGTGAACCCCACCTCCTGCGCCGGGTTCGTGCGGAGGGGCGGCAGGATTCCGGCTCCCATCCAGGGGTTCCGGAACTGA
- a CDS encoding YIP1 family protein, giving the protein MPSTFLSRVVRAAKLDPNLYEEVEADRSAVGQAVGVVVLSSLAGGIGGYGQLGLLGGTLAALAGWYVWAYLAYWIGTRLFPEAETRADHGELLRTVGFAASPGLIRVVGVVPALQWVMHLVAGVWTIAAMVVAVRQALDYKSTARAAGVSLLAWVVQGFAVGLLVWLFGGA; this is encoded by the coding sequence ATGCCGAGCACCTTTCTGAGCCGCGTGGTGCGGGCGGCCAAGCTGGACCCGAACCTGTACGAGGAGGTGGAGGCCGACCGCTCGGCCGTGGGCCAGGCCGTGGGCGTGGTGGTCCTTTCGAGCCTGGCCGGGGGGATCGGGGGGTACGGCCAGCTCGGCCTCCTGGGCGGCACCCTGGCCGCCTTGGCCGGATGGTACGTGTGGGCGTACCTGGCGTACTGGATCGGGACCCGTCTGTTCCCCGAGGCCGAGACCCGGGCCGACCACGGCGAGCTGCTGCGCACGGTGGGGTTTGCGGCCTCCCCCGGGTTGATCCGGGTGGTGGGGGTGGTTCCGGCGCTCCAGTGGGTGATGCACCTGGTGGCGGGGGTGTGGACCATCGCGGCGATGGTGGTGGCCGTGCGGCAGGCCCTGGACTACAAGAGCACGGCCCGGGCCGCGGGCGTGAGCCTGCTGGCGTGGGTGGTGCAGGGGTTTGCGGTGGGGCTACTCGTGTGGCTCTTCGGAGGCGCGTGA
- a CDS encoding aminoacyl-tRNA deacylase produces MATTPAIRFLRQKKIPHEAREYDHRVKGAEYAAEALGWPVEAMAKTLVVALGDRRFCQCLLPGHRELSLKKLARLAGVKSARMATVDEAERLTGYRVGGISPFGVRKPVPVWVHGSLMECETIGVNGGRRGLIVFLSPHDLVSALSARMADLAT; encoded by the coding sequence ATGGCCACGACCCCTGCGATCCGGTTCCTGAGGCAGAAGAAGATCCCCCACGAGGCCCGGGAGTACGACCACCGGGTCAAGGGAGCCGAGTACGCGGCCGAGGCCCTGGGCTGGCCGGTGGAGGCCATGGCCAAGACCCTGGTGGTAGCCCTGGGCGACCGCCGGTTCTGCCAGTGCCTGCTCCCGGGTCACCGGGAGCTCTCGCTCAAAAAGCTCGCCCGCCTGGCCGGGGTGAAGTCGGCCCGCATGGCCACGGTGGACGAGGCCGAGAGGCTCACCGGGTATCGGGTGGGGGGCATCAGCCCGTTCGGGGTGAGAAAACCCGTGCCGGTGTGGGTCCACGGCTCCCTGATGGAGTGCGAGACCATCGGGGTCAACGGGGGCCGCAGGGGGCTGATCGTGTTCCTCTCGCCCCATGACCTCGTGTCCGCGCTCTCGGCCCGGATGGCCGATCTGGCGACGTGA
- a CDS encoding peptide chain release factor family protein: protein MADPDRPLLREEDLEITFFRASGPGGQHRNTRETGVRIRHLPTGIVVTATERRSQAENRRIALERLAEALRRRRRRRKRRIPTRPGRAARERRLREKRLHSRKKAMRRGEE, encoded by the coding sequence ATGGCCGATCCCGATCGCCCCCTGCTCCGGGAGGAGGACCTGGAGATCACGTTCTTCCGGGCCTCGGGCCCCGGCGGGCAGCACCGGAACACCCGGGAGACCGGGGTGCGGATCCGGCACCTCCCCACGGGCATCGTGGTCACGGCCACCGAGCGCCGCAGCCAGGCCGAGAACCGCCGGATCGCGTTGGAGCGCCTGGCCGAGGCCCTCCGTCGACGCCGCAGGAGGCGAAAGCGCCGCATTCCTACCCGGCCGGGCCGGGCGGCAAGGGAGCGTCGTCTGCGCGAGAAGCGCCTGCACAGCCGCAAGAAGGCGATGCGACGGGGGGAGGAATAA
- a CDS encoding cyclase family protein, producing MDRPAPLYDLTHPLSPQTPVYPGDRPVGVRLVASLESEGYRARRLDLGTHSGTHVDAPAHLMPEGTTLDRLPLDLWVGPAVLVERGELGAAAHLPPRVLVRGVGEGGLTPDEARLLVEAGVGLVGVDGPSVDPVGAAELPAHRILLGAGLAVVENLRLQGAPAGPGTLYCLPLAVAGGDGAPVRALWRPEGT from the coding sequence ATGGACCGGCCGGCACCCCTCTACGACCTGACCCACCCCCTTTCACCCCAGACTCCGGTGTACCCGGGCGACCGGCCCGTGGGGGTGAGGCTCGTGGCCTCCCTGGAGTCCGAGGGCTACCGGGCCCGGCGCCTCGACCTGGGCACCCACTCCGGCACCCACGTGGACGCCCCGGCCCACCTGATGCCGGAGGGGACCACCCTGGACCGGCTGCCGCTGGACCTGTGGGTGGGGCCGGCCGTGCTCGTGGAGCGGGGGGAGCTCGGCGCCGCCGCCCATCTGCCGCCCCGGGTGTTGGTCCGCGGGGTGGGGGAGGGGGGGCTCACACCCGACGAGGCGAGGCTCCTCGTGGAGGCCGGAGTGGGACTGGTGGGCGTGGACGGGCCCAGCGTGGACCCGGTGGGCGCCGCGGAGCTTCCGGCCCACCGGATCCTGCTGGGCGCGGGGCTCGCCGTGGTGGAGAACCTGCGGCTCCAGGGCGCCCCGGCCGGGCCCGGAACCCTGTACTGCCTGCCCCTGGCCGTGGCCGGGGGCGACGGCGCGCCGGTGCGGGCCCTGTGGCGGCCCGAGGGTACCTGA
- a CDS encoding HDOD domain-containing protein, which produces MTLDELVERAGGLVSLPEVCLRLNDVISDDRATAEDVAETLRADPALAARVLKLVNSAFYGLPRRVETVTHAVALLGREEVRALAVATAAAETFRNVPAADVSMDSFWRHSVYAAAVAATLAPGSRRTGRERLLLSGLLHDVGWLVLLHLEPERARAVLEADGEGWERLHQVEKEVLGFTHADVGARLLSDWGLPQSLWEPVAFHHEPHLAEAHAADAARVHIANAAASVRQPGILCVEPGEAFPVLPEAWAAAGLTHEELTALLPEAEDRFDETLEIVFSGYTTIY; this is translated from the coding sequence ATGACCCTGGACGAACTCGTGGAGCGAGCCGGCGGGCTGGTGTCGCTGCCCGAGGTGTGCCTGCGCCTGAACGACGTGATCTCCGACGACCGGGCCACGGCCGAGGACGTGGCCGAGACCCTCCGGGCGGACCCCGCCCTGGCGGCCCGGGTGCTCAAGCTGGTGAACAGCGCCTTCTACGGCCTGCCCCGCCGGGTGGAGACCGTGACCCACGCGGTGGCGCTGCTGGGCCGGGAGGAGGTCCGGGCCCTGGCCGTGGCCACGGCCGCGGCCGAGACGTTCCGGAACGTGCCCGCTGCCGACGTGAGCATGGACTCGTTCTGGCGCCACAGCGTGTACGCGGCAGCCGTGGCGGCCACGCTGGCCCCCGGCTCCCGCCGCACCGGCCGGGAGCGGCTGCTCCTGTCCGGTCTGCTCCACGACGTGGGCTGGCTGGTGCTCCTGCACCTGGAGCCGGAACGGGCCCGGGCCGTGCTCGAGGCGGACGGGGAGGGGTGGGAGCGGCTCCATCAGGTGGAGAAGGAGGTGCTCGGCTTCACCCACGCGGACGTGGGGGCGCGGCTGTTGTCGGACTGGGGGCTCCCCCAGAGCCTGTGGGAGCCCGTGGCGTTCCACCACGAGCCCCATCTCGCCGAGGCCCATGCGGCCGACGCCGCCCGGGTCCACATCGCCAACGCGGCGGCCAGCGTGCGCCAGCCGGGCATCCTGTGCGTGGAGCCGGGGGAGGCGTTCCCCGTGCTGCCGGAGGCCTGGGCAGCGGCCGGGCTGACCCACGAGGAGCTGACGGCCCTGCTGCCGGAGGCCGAGGACCGGTTCGACGAGACCCTGGAGATCGTGTTCTCCGGCTACACCACGATATACTAA
- a CDS encoding dipeptidase: MGEAGPVLERLEARRQELLEELSEFLRIPSISADPERAADVARAAEWLAARLARAGFEARAEPTGGHPAVVAEWRGAPGRPTILLYGHYDVQPADPADGWTSDPFEPTVRDGCLVARGATDDKGQLFCHLAALRAHLELYGRLPVNLVVLFEGEEEAGSEHLEPFLEENRQRFACDAVVVSDSGRLDPAVPAITYGLRGLVYLEVILRGPNRDLHSGTFGGAVANPANALARLVASLQDDRGRVTVPGFYDRVRPLEPWERDAFARLPFDEAALCRDLGVDSLPGEEGFSVLERVWARPTLDVNGLVAGYTGEGAKTVIPAEARAKVSCRLVPDQDPEEIADLLEAWLRERAPQGCRVEVRRLHGARPVLVPVRGRFMDAARKALARGFGAEPVLIREGGSIPVVETFQRLLGVPVLLLGFGRPDDRAHGPDERFHLSDLWAGMRTSAWLWHLLAEGGAE; this comes from the coding sequence ATGGGCGAGGCGGGTCCGGTCCTGGAACGGTTGGAGGCAAGACGCCAGGAACTCCTCGAGGAGCTTTCCGAGTTCCTGCGCATCCCCTCGATCAGCGCCGACCCCGAGCGAGCGGCCGATGTGGCCCGGGCCGCCGAGTGGCTCGCGGCCCGCCTGGCCCGGGCCGGCTTCGAGGCCCGAGCCGAGCCCACCGGCGGTCACCCGGCCGTGGTGGCCGAGTGGCGGGGAGCTCCGGGCAGGCCCACCATCCTGCTCTACGGCCACTACGACGTGCAGCCGGCCGATCCGGCCGACGGATGGACCTCGGACCCGTTCGAGCCCACGGTGCGCGACGGCTGCCTCGTGGCGCGCGGAGCCACCGACGACAAGGGCCAGCTATTCTGCCACCTGGCCGCCCTGCGGGCCCACCTGGAGCTCTACGGGCGGCTCCCCGTCAACCTGGTGGTGCTGTTCGAGGGCGAGGAGGAGGCCGGCAGCGAGCACCTGGAGCCGTTCCTGGAGGAGAATCGGCAACGGTTCGCGTGCGACGCGGTGGTGGTGAGCGACTCCGGCCGACTCGACCCGGCGGTGCCGGCGATCACCTACGGGCTGCGGGGCCTGGTGTACCTGGAGGTGATCCTCCGGGGCCCCAACCGGGACCTTCACTCCGGCACCTTCGGCGGGGCCGTGGCGAACCCGGCCAACGCCCTGGCCCGGCTCGTGGCCTCGCTCCAGGACGACCGCGGCCGGGTGACGGTGCCCGGGTTCTACGACCGGGTGCGGCCCCTGGAGCCGTGGGAGCGGGACGCGTTCGCCCGCCTGCCCTTCGACGAGGCCGCCCTCTGCCGCGACCTGGGGGTGGACTCCCTGCCCGGGGAGGAGGGCTTCTCGGTGCTGGAGCGGGTCTGGGCCCGGCCCACCCTGGACGTGAACGGCCTCGTGGCCGGGTACACCGGAGAGGGGGCGAAAACCGTGATCCCGGCCGAGGCCCGGGCCAAGGTCTCGTGCCGATTGGTGCCCGACCAGGATCCGGAGGAGATCGCCGATCTGCTGGAAGCGTGGCTGAGGGAACGCGCCCCGCAGGGGTGCCGGGTCGAGGTTCGGCGCCTCCACGGCGCCCGGCCGGTGCTCGTGCCGGTCCGAGGCCGGTTCATGGACGCGGCTCGGAAGGCCTTAGCCCGGGGGTTCGGGGCCGAGCCGGTGCTCATCCGGGAGGGGGGCTCCATCCCCGTTGTGGAGACGTTCCAGCGGCTCCTGGGGGTGCCGGTGCTGCTCCTGGGGTTCGGCCGGCCCGACGACCGCGCCCACGGCCCCGACGAGCGGTTCCACCTCTCCGACCTGTGGGCGGGCATGCGCACCAGCGCCTGGCTGTGGCACCTGCTGGCGGAGGGAGGGGCCGAGTGA
- a CDS encoding response regulator translates to MRVLIVDDDPTTLQIVEHTLLAAGYEVDLAPDGEAAWDALEATHHRIVLTDWLMPRLSGLELVERVRSDPDRPYAYLIMLTVKEALPDLVQALDAGADDYLTKPFRPEELLARIRAGQRMVELHDRLEDRIHRLEEALDEVRRLRGLLPICMVCHKIRDDKNYWHQLEFYLKTHAGLEFTHGMCPDCAERWKEENGLG, encoded by the coding sequence ATGCGCGTACTCATCGTGGACGACGATCCCACCACCCTGCAGATCGTGGAACACACCCTGCTGGCCGCCGGATACGAGGTGGACCTGGCCCCTGACGGGGAGGCGGCCTGGGACGCCCTGGAGGCCACCCACCACCGCATCGTCCTCACCGACTGGCTGATGCCCCGGCTGTCGGGGTTGGAGCTGGTGGAGCGGGTCAGGTCCGACCCGGACCGGCCCTACGCGTACCTCATCATGCTCACCGTGAAGGAGGCCCTCCCCGACCTTGTCCAGGCTTTGGACGCCGGCGCGGACGACTACCTGACCAAGCCGTTCCGGCCCGAGGAGCTCCTGGCCCGGATCCGTGCCGGCCAGCGGATGGTCGAGCTCCACGACCGGCTCGAGGACCGCATCCATCGGCTGGAGGAGGCCCTGGACGAGGTGCGGCGGTTGAGGGGGCTCCTGCCCATCTGCATGGTCTGCCACAAGATCCGCGACGACAAGAACTACTGGCACCAGCTCGAGTTCTACCTGAAGACCCACGCCGGCCTGGAGTTCACCCACGGCATGTGCCCCGACTGCGCCGAGCGCTGGAAGGAGGAGAACGGGCTCGGCTAG
- a CDS encoding efflux RND transporter permease subunit: MSFVEGYLRRPHLVSALLMLAAGLGVIGYNRLPFKLFPDTERPQVAVVTVLPGASATDVESDLTRPIERELSGLDQVRAVRSTSRDEVSAVTVEFRYGRDLSSAATDVANAIEKIRPRFPPGTRPPILFRVSSATAAVMTVALHPKDGSHLDLSMVRQIAENPIRDRLLQLPEVANVEVFGGHQPVILVTPDRDRLERYRLTAADVAAALAAANANQPAGLVIGDGSQIVLKRRGALAGVADVARVVLTDRGPGIVRVGDVAEVRRGVAEPKSAFHANGRPAVALNVQRQEDGNVLETITAVEGLLVELEREFPEIAFSVPDSQKEIITLSVSNMKDALKSSILMTLAVLFLFLASGRSLALVGVSLPMTFLLTFGVMWLGGMELNVVTLTAITLAVGMLVDDSIVVVENIQRHLDELGKPVGAAVVDGTKEILLADFAGTATTVLALTPIVFVGGYVQQVMQPLALTLIIALLSSFVISVTIIPLLAPWVLRKGGGGRGTLPERLTARLADAVLGRLRGFYQGVVRTALAHRLLFLVAAAAMLVVAGRQLPLAGRDLMPSMDAGIVKIDFEADAGTSLGATEALLGRMEAILSTYPEVTSTSAVIGAEADVISFGSGRTPRQGAVTVNLVNRFERERSIWEIEDALRRAFQGLPGLARVDVYDFGATPLSTIKAPVDVMISGPDLEVLDAIGAEVERRLRAHLRGATSIGRSWRLDAEEAVLRLEPGRLARYRVSPRAVTAQLAGAVAGVPASILRVPNQDGHPIWVQLPAGQRARLAALEAFPILTPDGPVPLAQLGTIERQPTAQMITHEGLERTLDVTAFRRTRAISHLQEDVLAALEGLELPPGYTLSHRGEIAQMNESFGNLGNALALSLLLLFFSLVPTFRSWLHPITIMSVIPLGLIGAAWMLLITGRHACMPAMMGMILLGGVVVNNSILLLDFARAARDRGAGLDDALVEAVGVRMRPILMTALSTIVGMIPIAAEWAVGLERLSPLAVVAVGGLGVATFLTMVYVPIVYSLVEQGRHAVARRLRGGAAPS; this comes from the coding sequence ATGAGCTTCGTGGAGGGCTACCTGAGGCGGCCTCACCTGGTGTCGGCGCTCTTGATGCTGGCCGCGGGGCTCGGCGTCATCGGCTACAACCGCCTTCCGTTCAAGCTGTTCCCGGACACCGAGCGGCCCCAGGTGGCCGTGGTGACCGTGCTGCCCGGGGCGTCGGCCACGGACGTGGAGAGCGACCTGACCCGCCCCATCGAGCGGGAGCTCTCGGGCCTGGACCAGGTGCGGGCGGTCCGGTCCACCAGCCGGGACGAGGTGTCCGCGGTGACGGTGGAGTTCCGGTACGGCCGGGACCTGTCGAGCGCTGCCACCGACGTGGCCAACGCCATCGAGAAGATCCGGCCCCGGTTCCCCCCGGGCACCCGGCCGCCGATCCTGTTCCGGGTGTCGTCGGCCACGGCCGCGGTGATGACCGTGGCCCTGCACCCGAAGGACGGATCGCACCTGGACCTGTCCATGGTGCGCCAGATCGCCGAGAACCCGATCCGGGACCGCCTGCTGCAGCTGCCCGAGGTGGCAAACGTGGAGGTGTTCGGAGGTCACCAGCCGGTGATCCTCGTCACCCCGGACCGGGACCGGCTGGAGCGCTACCGCCTGACCGCGGCGGACGTGGCGGCCGCCCTGGCCGCGGCCAACGCCAATCAGCCCGCGGGTCTGGTGATCGGCGACGGGTCCCAGATCGTGCTCAAGCGGCGGGGCGCCCTGGCCGGGGTAGCGGACGTGGCCCGGGTGGTGCTCACGGACCGGGGGCCGGGGATCGTCCGGGTGGGCGACGTGGCCGAGGTGCGCCGCGGTGTGGCCGAGCCCAAGAGCGCGTTCCACGCCAACGGCCGGCCCGCCGTCGCCCTGAACGTCCAGCGGCAGGAGGACGGCAACGTGCTCGAGACGATCACGGCCGTGGAGGGGCTGCTGGTCGAGCTGGAGCGGGAGTTCCCGGAGATCGCGTTCAGCGTGCCCGACTCCCAGAAGGAGATCATCACCCTGTCGGTGTCCAACATGAAGGACGCGCTCAAGAGCTCGATCCTGATGACGCTGGCCGTGCTGTTCCTGTTCCTCGCGAGCGGCCGCAGCCTGGCCCTGGTGGGCGTGTCCCTGCCCATGACGTTCCTGCTGACCTTCGGCGTGATGTGGCTCGGCGGCATGGAGCTCAACGTGGTCACCCTGACCGCCATCACCCTGGCCGTGGGCATGCTGGTGGACGACTCGATCGTGGTGGTCGAGAACATCCAGCGGCACCTGGACGAGCTGGGCAAGCCGGTGGGCGCGGCCGTGGTGGACGGCACCAAGGAGATCCTGCTCGCCGACTTCGCCGGCACCGCCACCACGGTGCTGGCCCTGACCCCGATCGTGTTCGTGGGCGGGTACGTCCAGCAGGTGATGCAGCCCCTGGCCCTGACCCTGATCATCGCGCTCCTGTCGTCGTTCGTGATCTCGGTGACGATCATCCCGCTGCTCGCGCCCTGGGTCCTCCGGAAAGGGGGCGGTGGCCGGGGCACCCTGCCCGAGCGGCTCACGGCCCGGCTGGCGGACGCCGTGCTGGGTCGGCTGCGCGGGTTCTACCAGGGGGTGGTGCGCACCGCCCTGGCCCACCGGCTGCTGTTTCTCGTGGCCGCGGCCGCGATGCTCGTCGTGGCCGGACGCCAGCTGCCCCTGGCGGGCCGAGACCTGATGCCGTCCATGGACGCCGGGATCGTCAAGATCGACTTCGAGGCCGACGCGGGCACCTCCCTGGGGGCGACCGAGGCCCTGCTGGGGCGGATGGAGGCGATCCTGTCCACCTATCCCGAGGTCACCTCCACCTCGGCGGTGATCGGGGCCGAGGCCGACGTGATCTCGTTCGGGTCCGGCCGGACTCCCCGACAGGGCGCGGTCACCGTGAATCTGGTGAACCGGTTCGAGCGGGAGCGGAGCATCTGGGAGATCGAGGACGCCCTGCGCCGGGCGTTCCAGGGGCTGCCGGGCCTCGCCCGGGTGGACGTGTACGACTTCGGGGCCACCCCGCTCTCGACCATCAAGGCGCCGGTGGACGTGATGATCTCCGGGCCGGACCTGGAGGTGCTCGACGCGATCGGCGCCGAGGTGGAGCGGCGGCTCCGGGCACACCTGCGGGGCGCCACCTCCATCGGCCGGTCGTGGCGGCTCGACGCAGAAGAGGCCGTGCTCCGGCTCGAGCCGGGCCGGCTCGCCAGGTACCGGGTCTCCCCCCGGGCGGTGACCGCCCAGCTGGCGGGTGCCGTCGCAGGCGTGCCCGCCTCGATCCTACGGGTGCCCAACCAGGACGGCCACCCCATCTGGGTCCAGCTTCCGGCCGGCCAGCGGGCCCGCCTGGCCGCGCTCGAGGCGTTCCCGATCCTCACCCCCGATGGGCCGGTGCCCCTGGCCCAGTTGGGCACCATCGAGAGGCAGCCGACGGCCCAGATGATCACCCACGAGGGGCTGGAGCGGACGCTGGACGTGACGGCGTTCCGCCGGACCCGGGCGATCTCGCACCTGCAGGAGGACGTGCTGGCGGCGTTGGAGGGGCTGGAGCTGCCCCCGGGCTACACCTTGTCCCATCGGGGCGAGATCGCCCAGATGAACGAGTCGTTCGGCAACCTGGGCAACGCCCTGGCCCTGAGCTTGCTCCTGCTGTTCTTCTCGCTGGTGCCCACTTTCCGGTCGTGGCTCCACCCCATCACCATCATGTCGGTGATTCCCTTGGGGCTGATCGGCGCGGCGTGGATGCTGCTGATCACGGGCCGCCACGCGTGCATGCCCGCCATGATGGGGATGATCCTGCTGGGCGGGGTGGTGGTGAACAACTCGATCCTGCTCCTGGACTTCGCCCGGGCCGCCCGGGACCGGGGCGCCGGCCTGGACGACGCCCTGGTCGAGGCCGTGGGGGTGCGGATGCGGCCGATCCTGATGACCGCCCTGTCCACCATCGTCGGCATGATCCCGATCGCGGCCGAGTGGGCGGTGGGCCTGGAGCGGCTGTCCCCCCTGGCCGTGGTGGCCGTGGGCGGGCTGGGGGTGGCCACCTTCCTCACCATGGTGTACGTGCCGATCGTGTACTCCCTGGTGGAGCAAGGTCGGCACGCCGTGGCCCGGCGTCTGCGGGGAGGGGCCGCCCCCTCGTGA
- a CDS encoding efflux RND transporter periplasmic adaptor subunit, with product MIKKLVWLVIAAGVAAGLVAVRAKRLEQKEAAPLVRRPVPVVEVVSVRSGRVARVRHVTGTVVAAEEARVAPMIMARLLEVRVREGESVHKGQVLAVLDARELEDAVAQAGAGLSAARGAVAAAQAAWEAQRSTTERDRVLHEAGAISDEQWERSQTALRSAAARLETARAELRRAEKRRDQARIRRGYARLEAPFDGVVAARWADPGDLAVPGKPILAVARSGNLRVRAQLPVEDLAVLSVGQRVTVGTGAGTVAARVSRIVPTAGPSGLAVFEADLPKAPKTFLPGASVSVDVTLAGARGLVVPLDALLDGERGTWVFVVEPAGPGPAGTRRGTIRAARVDVVQRSADRAVVDGPLAEGDRVVVAQPARLMTLYDGMTAAFVRRGSAPGPGAAE from the coding sequence ATGATCAAGAAGCTCGTATGGCTCGTGATCGCAGCCGGGGTCGCGGCCGGGCTGGTGGCTGTCCGGGCCAAACGGCTCGAGCAGAAGGAGGCGGCCCCCCTGGTCCGGCGGCCGGTGCCGGTGGTGGAGGTGGTGTCGGTTCGTTCGGGACGGGTGGCCCGGGTGCGGCACGTCACCGGCACCGTGGTCGCGGCCGAGGAGGCCCGGGTCGCCCCGATGATCATGGCCCGGCTGCTGGAGGTGCGCGTCCGCGAGGGCGAGTCGGTGCACAAGGGCCAGGTGCTGGCCGTGCTCGACGCCCGGGAGTTGGAGGACGCCGTCGCCCAGGCCGGCGCCGGGCTGTCGGCTGCAAGGGGGGCGGTGGCTGCGGCCCAGGCGGCGTGGGAGGCCCAGCGGTCCACCACGGAGCGGGACCGGGTGCTCCATGAGGCGGGCGCGATCTCGGACGAGCAGTGGGAGCGGTCCCAGACCGCCCTGCGCTCGGCGGCGGCGCGGCTCGAGACCGCCCGGGCCGAGCTCCGAAGGGCCGAGAAGCGGCGGGACCAGGCCCGGATCCGGCGGGGGTACGCGCGCCTCGAGGCCCCGTTCGACGGGGTGGTGGCGGCGCGGTGGGCCGACCCGGGCGACCTGGCCGTGCCGGGCAAGCCGATTCTGGCGGTAGCCCGCAGCGGAAACCTCCGGGTGCGGGCCCAGCTTCCGGTGGAGGACCTGGCGGTCCTGTCGGTGGGGCAGCGGGTGACCGTGGGCACCGGAGCCGGCACGGTGGCTGCCAGGGTGTCCCGCATCGTGCCCACGGCCGGTCCGTCGGGGCTTGCCGTGTTCGAGGCGGACCTGCCGAAGGCTCCAAAAACATTCCTGCCAGGCGCCTCGGTGAGCGTGGATGTCACGCTCGCCGGGGCGAGGGGTTTGGTGGTTCCCCTGGACGCCCTGCTCGACGGCGAGCGCGGCACCTGGGTGTTCGTGGTGGAACCGGCCGGGCCGGGGCCGGCAGGGACGCGTCGGGGGACGATCCGGGCGGCACGGGTGGACGTGGTGCAGCGATCCGCGGACCGGGCCGTGGTGGACGGGCCCCTGGCCGAGGGGGACCGGGTCGTCGTGGCGCAGCCGGCCCGTTTGATGACCCTGTACGACGGCATGACCGCGGCGTTCGTCCGCCGGGGCTCGGCGCCGGGTCCGGGGGCTGCCGAATGA